In a single window of the Bacteroides thetaiotaomicron VPI-5482 genome:
- a CDS encoding M23 family metallopeptidase, translating to MWGIVQKDGDIYRFVPSVAPLKEKYRISDRYGYRTHPISGERQFHAGLDMAAVYAATVHAAASGTVTFAGETPGYGKTVVVTHRFGFQTRYAHLTLIYTRKGAKVEKGDVIGFVGSTGISTGNHLHYEVIKNQKRINPLNFIYGTK from the coding sequence GTGTGGGGGATCGTCCAAAAGGACGGGGATATTTACCGTTTCGTCCCCTCTGTCGCACCCCTGAAAGAGAAATACCGGATCTCCGACCGTTACGGCTACCGGACGCATCCGATAAGCGGTGAAAGGCAGTTTCACGCAGGCCTGGATATGGCGGCGGTGTATGCGGCTACCGTACACGCCGCAGCCAGTGGGACGGTGACGTTCGCAGGTGAAACGCCCGGATATGGGAAAACGGTAGTCGTTACGCACCGTTTCGGATTTCAGACCAGATACGCACATCTGACACTCATTTACACCCGGAAAGGTGCGAAGGTGGAAAAGGGGGACGTGATCGGGTTCGTGGGAAGCACCGGGATAAGTACCGGGAATCATTTGCATTATGAGGTGATAAAAAACCAAAAGAGAATAAACCCTTTAAATTTCATTTATG
- the traN gene encoding conjugative transposon protein TraN has product MKAICSFILALAVSSAGAQIRPVESLPIAVNYSKTIHLVFPSAVKYNQAVTDFVAVDNPESVPNILRIKANRKSFSKQTTVSVATEGGFFYSFNVTYADSLEHTNYFLPDMSSIRPDTIYLNEVSQTHLIAPEKVIYIDYGDTCIQVSKAENTENIVRMIAATGKVEEFPRQTNVSLATEGGKFYTFNVDYRQQPEAFVYEIGEKRPEKKANVILTDNIIPAGERDQVMSRVYNAKRGIFNKGIVRNKIVFSVNNLHIYDNLLLFTFEIENKSKLPYDIDYIRYYIIDKKTAKLTASQEVDQQALFSENYSPRIEGNGRMKYVIAFDKFTIPDEKVFRIEINEKNGGRHVLFDLENSDIVNVEDI; this is encoded by the coding sequence ATGAAAGCTATTTGTTCTTTTATCCTGGCGTTGGCCGTTTCCTCGGCCGGGGCGCAGATCCGCCCGGTGGAAAGCCTGCCTATCGCAGTGAATTATTCCAAGACGATACATCTTGTATTCCCCTCGGCCGTGAAGTATAACCAGGCCGTTACGGACTTCGTGGCCGTCGATAACCCGGAGAGCGTGCCTAATATCTTGCGCATAAAGGCCAACCGGAAAAGTTTCAGCAAGCAGACGACCGTCAGCGTGGCGACCGAGGGAGGTTTTTTCTATTCGTTTAACGTGACCTATGCCGACAGCCTGGAGCATACGAACTATTTCCTGCCCGATATGTCGAGCATACGGCCGGACACTATCTATCTGAATGAGGTGTCGCAAACGCACCTGATCGCACCGGAAAAGGTGATTTATATAGATTACGGCGATACCTGCATACAGGTAAGCAAGGCCGAGAATACCGAGAATATCGTGCGAATGATCGCAGCCACGGGAAAGGTGGAGGAATTTCCCAGGCAGACAAACGTGTCGCTGGCGACCGAAGGGGGGAAGTTCTACACGTTCAACGTGGATTATCGGCAGCAGCCGGAGGCGTTCGTCTATGAGATAGGGGAGAAACGGCCGGAGAAAAAGGCGAACGTGATCCTGACCGACAACATTATCCCGGCCGGGGAAAGGGATCAGGTCATGAGCCGGGTATATAACGCAAAAAGGGGGATATTCAACAAGGGGATCGTTCGCAACAAGATCGTTTTCTCCGTGAACAACCTGCATATATATGATAACTTGCTCCTGTTTACCTTTGAGATCGAGAACAAAAGCAAACTGCCTTATGATATAGATTATATCCGGTATTACATCATCGACAAGAAAACGGCCAAGCTGACCGCATCCCAGGAAGTGGATCAGCAGGCTTTGTTCTCGGAGAATTATTCGCCCAGGATAGAGGGGAACGGCCGGATGAAATACGTGATCGCTTTCGATAAGTTCACCATTCCGGACGAGAAAGTTTTCCGTATCGAGATCAACGAGAAGAACGGAGGCCGTCACGTTCTTTTTGACCTGGAGAACAGCGACATCGTGAATGTGGAGGATATTTAG